A single Streptomyces mirabilis DNA region contains:
- a CDS encoding PP2C family protein-serine/threonine phosphatase: MLRLSGHSVAWVPPLLLLIAIGLADWNTSGEFRIISWIVLVPGIAAAICGVWTTAVFACLAVVTYVEVDASWQHQYQTGLPDFILVSVGGVLAVIACAVRVRGERRMLHMMDVAETTRRTVLRPMPPGWGGLDHAAVYLPADSEARVGGDFYDIQPGPRGTRLLLGDVQGKGLGAVESAAALLGTFREAAYHEPLLQTVADRLEVRMLRHVGYRTAVGRDDHDRFATAVLVSFPDDTRNTVEFVNFGHEPPLVVAPDGVRILPPGHGLPLGLGELTSDQPLVLTAVLVPGETLLLVTDGVTEARDADGVFFPLLDRVTRALTEDPRTVEPQHLVELVRDGTLRHCGGHLADDTTIFAVRRRGHRRPVVSPNVVPEGTGGGTTQP, encoded by the coding sequence ATGTTGCGGCTGAGCGGCCACAGTGTCGCCTGGGTACCGCCGCTGCTCCTGCTCATCGCCATCGGACTGGCCGACTGGAACACCTCCGGCGAGTTCCGGATCATCTCCTGGATCGTCCTCGTCCCCGGCATCGCGGCGGCGATCTGCGGGGTGTGGACCACGGCGGTCTTCGCCTGCCTGGCGGTCGTCACCTACGTCGAGGTCGACGCGTCCTGGCAGCACCAGTACCAGACCGGCCTTCCCGACTTCATCCTCGTCAGCGTGGGCGGCGTCCTCGCGGTCATCGCCTGTGCGGTCCGGGTCCGCGGCGAGCGGCGCATGCTGCACATGATGGACGTCGCCGAGACCACCCGGCGCACGGTGCTGCGCCCGATGCCGCCGGGCTGGGGCGGCCTCGACCACGCGGCCGTGTACCTGCCCGCCGACAGCGAGGCCCGGGTCGGCGGGGACTTCTACGACATCCAGCCGGGGCCCCGCGGCACCCGGCTGCTCCTCGGCGACGTGCAGGGCAAGGGGCTGGGCGCGGTGGAGTCGGCGGCCGCGCTGCTCGGCACGTTCCGCGAGGCGGCGTACCACGAACCCCTCCTGCAGACGGTCGCCGACCGTCTGGAGGTGCGGATGCTCCGGCACGTCGGCTACCGCACGGCGGTCGGCCGCGACGACCACGACCGCTTCGCCACCGCCGTCCTGGTGAGCTTCCCCGACGACACCCGGAACACCGTCGAGTTCGTCAACTTCGGCCACGAGCCGCCCCTCGTGGTCGCGCCCGACGGCGTACGCATCCTGCCGCCGGGCCACGGACTCCCGCTGGGTCTCGGCGAGCTGACCTCCGACCAGCCGCTCGTCCTGACCGCCGTACTGGTCCCCGGCGAGACCCTGCTCCTGGTCACGGACGGGGTGACCGAGGCCCGCGACGCCGACGGTGTGTTCTTCCCGCTCCTCGACCGGGTGACCCGCGCCCTGACCGAGGACCCGCGCACCGTCGAGCCGCAGCACCTCGTCGAACTCGTCCGCGACGGCACACTGCGCCACTGCGGCGGGCATCTGGCCGACGACACCACGATCTTCGCGGTACGACGACGGGGGCACCGCAGGCCGGTGGTGTCGCCGAACGTGGTCCCGGAGGGCACGGGCGGGGGCACAACCCAGCCATAG